The Cloacibacillus sp. genome has a window encoding:
- a CDS encoding uroporphyrinogen decarboxylase family protein: protein MSDGKDLLFKALRCEEVDRIPWIPFTGVHCAKLLGVDAETYLKSPQNIVAGVKLAAEKYFADGVCSVFDLQIEAEALGCGLKWSKNNPPAVATHVLDTKKIGELPEFTKKLGRIENALNVTATLKKEIGDDVAILGLICGPFTLALHLAGAKFLTDMIEEPEYANEILLFCAEISRKMSAWYVEAGADVVALVDPMTSQISPRHFKKYVTTAVAPSIQEVKSRGAFVTLFCCGDATKNIELMMQCEPDGIAFDEQVSVVMSRELSAKYNVAIEGNLHLTTTLLFGNPLECVADAKKCLKEGGHKGYILSPGCDLPFDTPEYNLEAVGRYAVLGEEPSKSSGFSSLEEALSGCNAAAEGFEDVTIEPGRIFIEVVTLDSEGCAPCQYMMESLYRIKDKYGDKLFYRETLIKSLAGIKRVSAIGVKNLPSMLMNNEIVFDNIVPTDNELMKEINKRL from the coding sequence ATGAGTGATGGTAAAGATTTACTTTTCAAGGCGCTTCGCTGTGAAGAAGTCGATAGAATTCCGTGGATCCCTTTCACGGGAGTACATTGTGCAAAGTTACTTGGAGTTGATGCTGAAACATACCTTAAATCTCCTCAGAATATCGTGGCGGGTGTTAAGCTGGCTGCTGAAAAATATTTTGCAGATGGTGTGTGCTCTGTTTTTGACCTTCAAATTGAGGCTGAAGCCTTGGGGTGCGGGTTGAAATGGTCGAAAAACAATCCGCCCGCTGTAGCTACACATGTACTTGATACGAAAAAAATCGGAGAACTTCCTGAATTTACTAAAAAACTTGGGCGTATTGAGAATGCTCTTAATGTTACCGCTACGTTAAAAAAAGAAATTGGAGATGATGTGGCTATCTTGGGACTAATATGCGGCCCGTTTACCTTAGCGTTACATCTCGCAGGGGCTAAATTCCTCACGGATATGATTGAAGAACCGGAATATGCAAACGAGATACTATTGTTCTGCGCAGAGATATCTCGTAAAATGTCCGCTTGGTATGTGGAGGCTGGAGCTGATGTAGTTGCGCTTGTAGACCCAATGACGAGCCAGATATCGCCAAGACACTTTAAAAAATATGTTACAACGGCCGTGGCTCCTTCGATTCAGGAGGTAAAGTCAAGGGGAGCGTTCGTAACTCTCTTTTGTTGTGGAGACGCAACGAAAAATATTGAGCTTATGATGCAATGTGAACCGGATGGTATTGCTTTTGATGAACAAGTGAGCGTGGTGATGTCTCGGGAGCTGTCTGCGAAATACAACGTAGCGATAGAGGGGAACCTGCACCTTACTACAACATTGCTTTTCGGGAATCCGCTGGAATGCGTGGCGGATGCAAAAAAATGTTTAAAAGAAGGAGGGCATAAAGGTTACATTCTCTCGCCGGGCTGTGACCTGCCATTTGACACCCCGGAATATAATCTTGAAGCAGTGGGCAGATACGCTGTGCTTGGCGAAGAACCTTCTAAAAGCAGCGGATTTTCATCGCTTGAAGAAGCGCTTTCCGGTTGCAATGCCGCCGCTGAAGGGTTTGAGGATGTGACTATAGAACCAGGCAGGATATTTATTGAGGTGGTCACACTTGACTCAGAAGGATGTGCTCCGTGTCAGTACATGATGGAATCTCTATATAGAATCAAGGATAAGTATGGAGATAAACTATTTTATCGTGAAACTCTGATAAAAAGCCTCGCCGGCATTAAACGCGTAAGTGCCATAGGAGTGAAAAATCTTCCCTCTATGTTGATGAATAATGAAATAGTTTTTGATAATATAGTTCCTACAGACAATGAACTCATGAAAGAGATAAATAAAAGATTGTAG